From Rhodococcus sp. B7740, one genomic window encodes:
- a CDS encoding leucyl aminopeptidase: MPSPSTPSRTLGPDLVLAGKLGKKVDVLVVALSTSDDGLELAITDDISDDAVAAALLDAFESVGATGKADELVRIPAPSGLSVDSVLAVGLGSAADIDSERIRQSAGTAARSLKGVDTAATTLSALDLGAAAEGFFLGAYQFTEFKSALSAPKSDALPLARVELLVPDTRSKDAKNELARSLAIAESVAVARDFVNTPPSHLYPEEFAAQAKALGTAAGLKVEIMDDKALEKDGYGGIHGVGKGSSRLPRLVRLTHSGGKRGAKKVALVGKGITFDTGGISIKPAAGMENMTSDMGGAAAVIATVILAAKVDLPLDVIATVPMAENMPSGTAQRPGDVLTQYGGITVEVINTDAEGRLVLADAIVRACEDDPDYLIDTATLTGAQVVALGNRTPGVMGTDNFRDRVAEISQAIGENAWAMPLPKEIRRELDSKVADLANVTNGRAGGMLAAALFLKEFVADGVEWAHIDVAGPAYNTGGPFGYTGKGGTGVPVRTMFAVLEDIVENG, from the coding sequence GTGCCTTCACCCTCGACGCCTTCCCGCACTCTCGGACCCGACCTGGTCCTCGCGGGCAAGCTCGGCAAGAAAGTCGACGTTCTCGTAGTCGCGCTGAGCACCAGTGACGACGGCCTCGAACTCGCCATCACCGACGACATTTCCGACGACGCCGTCGCCGCTGCGCTACTCGACGCCTTCGAATCCGTCGGTGCCACCGGAAAGGCCGACGAGCTGGTGCGCATTCCGGCACCGTCCGGCCTGTCGGTGGACAGCGTGCTGGCGGTCGGCCTCGGCAGCGCCGCCGACATCGACAGCGAGCGGATTCGGCAGTCGGCCGGTACCGCGGCACGCTCGCTCAAGGGGGTCGACACTGCAGCGACCACGTTGTCTGCGCTCGATCTCGGTGCCGCCGCAGAAGGGTTCTTTCTCGGCGCATATCAGTTCACCGAGTTCAAATCGGCACTCTCGGCACCGAAGTCCGACGCGCTACCACTCGCGCGCGTCGAGTTGCTCGTTCCCGACACCCGCTCCAAGGACGCCAAGAACGAGCTGGCACGATCGCTCGCCATCGCCGAATCCGTTGCCGTAGCACGCGATTTCGTCAACACCCCGCCGAGCCACCTCTACCCCGAGGAGTTCGCCGCACAGGCCAAGGCCCTCGGTACGGCAGCGGGCCTGAAGGTCGAGATCATGGACGACAAGGCACTGGAGAAGGACGGCTACGGCGGCATTCACGGCGTCGGCAAGGGTTCTTCGCGCCTGCCGCGGCTGGTTCGCCTGACGCACTCGGGTGGGAAGCGGGGCGCGAAGAAGGTCGCCCTGGTGGGCAAGGGAATCACGTTCGACACCGGCGGCATCTCCATCAAACCCGCTGCGGGCATGGAGAACATGACCTCCGACATGGGCGGTGCCGCTGCGGTCATCGCGACGGTGATCCTGGCCGCGAAGGTCGATCTGCCACTGGACGTCATCGCGACGGTGCCGATGGCCGAGAACATGCCGTCGGGCACTGCGCAGCGTCCGGGCGATGTACTGACCCAGTACGGCGGCATCACCGTCGAGGTCATCAACACCGACGCCGAAGGTCGACTGGTACTGGCCGACGCGATCGTGCGGGCCTGCGAGGACGATCCGGATTACCTCATCGACACCGCGACGCTCACCGGAGCTCAGGTCGTAGCGCTCGGCAACAGAACGCCGGGCGTGATGGGTACCGACAATTTCCGCGACCGCGTCGCCGAAATCTCCCAAGCCATCGGCGAAAACGCATGGGCTATGCCGTTGCCGAAAGAGATTCGACGCGAACTCGACTCCAAGGTGGCCGATCTGGCGAACGTCACCAACGGCCGGGCCGGAGGAATGCTGGCAGCAGCTCTGTTCCTCAAAGAATTCGTCGCCGACGGCGTCGAATGGGCTCACATCGACGTCGCGGGCCCGGCGTACAACACCGGTGGCCCCTTCGGGTACACCGGCAAAGGCGGCACCGGCGTTCCCGTACGGACGATGTTCGCGGTCCTGGAGGACATCGTCGAGAACGGCTGA
- the gcvT gene encoding glycine cleavage system aminomethyltransferase GcvT, producing MTDTELIEGPLHAVHTELGATFAPFGGWTMPVSYAGVVVEHTAVREAVGLFDVGHLGKASVTGPGAAAFVNSVLTNDLDRIEPGKAQYTLCCTESGGVVDDLIAYYVSDENVFLVPNAANTAAVVAAMAEQAPEGVSVVNQHRDFGVLAVQGPKSSEVLQELGLPTDMDYMAFEDATWNSVAVRVCRTGYTGEHGYELVPPAGDVEPLFRALVAAVRSRGGQVCGLGARDTLRTEMGYPLHGHELALDISPLEARCGWAIGWKKDAFWGKEALSAEKASGPARVLRGLKALDRGVLRPGLTVRASGQDIGTTTSGTFSPSLKIGIALALLDAQAAPEVGTEVEVDVRGRALRCEVVAPPFVAAKTR from the coding sequence ATGACCGACACCGAGCTGATCGAGGGACCACTTCACGCCGTGCACACCGAATTGGGCGCGACATTCGCACCTTTCGGCGGCTGGACGATGCCGGTGTCGTACGCCGGAGTCGTCGTCGAGCACACGGCGGTGCGAGAAGCCGTCGGCCTGTTCGATGTGGGGCATCTCGGCAAGGCGTCGGTGACCGGGCCCGGAGCCGCCGCGTTCGTGAACTCCGTGCTCACCAACGATCTGGACCGAATCGAACCGGGCAAGGCGCAGTACACGTTGTGCTGCACCGAATCCGGCGGTGTCGTCGACGACCTGATCGCGTACTACGTCTCGGACGAGAACGTCTTTCTGGTGCCGAACGCAGCCAACACTGCGGCCGTCGTCGCGGCGATGGCCGAGCAGGCACCCGAAGGCGTGTCGGTGGTGAACCAGCACCGAGACTTCGGAGTGCTGGCCGTGCAGGGACCGAAATCGAGCGAGGTCCTGCAGGAGCTGGGCCTGCCGACCGACATGGACTACATGGCGTTCGAGGACGCCACCTGGAATTCGGTGGCGGTGCGGGTCTGCCGGACCGGATACACCGGCGAACACGGCTACGAGCTCGTTCCCCCCGCCGGAGATGTGGAACCTCTCTTTCGGGCACTCGTTGCTGCAGTGCGATCGCGCGGAGGCCAGGTGTGCGGGCTCGGCGCACGCGATACGTTGCGCACCGAGATGGGGTACCCGCTGCACGGACACGAACTGGCACTGGACATCTCGCCGCTCGAGGCGCGCTGCGGCTGGGCGATCGGGTGGAAGAAGGATGCGTTCTGGGGCAAGGAAGCACTGTCCGCCGAGAAAGCGAGCGGGCCGGCGCGCGTACTGCGCGGACTGAAGGCCCTCGACCGCGGTGTTCTACGCCCCGGTCTCACCGTGCGTGCGTCGGGGCAGGACATCGGGACGACGACCTCCGGAACGTTCTCGCCGTCGCTGAAGATCGGAATCGCCCTCGCCCTGCTCGACGCGCAAGCCGCTCCGGAGGTGGGCACGGAGGTCGAGGTCGACGTTCGTGGGCGAGCGTTGCGCTGCGAAGTGGTCGCGCCGCCGTTCGTCGCAGCGAAGACCAGGTGA
- a CDS encoding branched-chain amino acid aminotransferase, whose translation MTGVSEFAYVQHPSPATPVERDAVLAAPGFGKHFTDHMVYIDYTRDGGWHDATIAPYGPIELDPAAMVLHYGQAIFEGLKIYRQPNGDLSTFRVQSNAERFRSSARRLAMPELPDELFIGSIEKLLEFDHEWVPAAGGEDALYVRPYMFSTEVGLGVRPADSYRYMLIASPAGAYFPRGVKPVSVWLSTEYVRAAPGGTGAAKFAGNYAASLLAQAQASDEGCDQVVWLDATERRYVEEMGGMNLFFVFGSGSDARLVTPSLSGSLLPGITRDSLLALATDAGIPVEERRISTEEWRKGADSGEITEVFACGTAAVITPVGSVKSTEGTFEIAGGEPGEITLALRDTLTGIQRGTFADTHGWMTTLR comes from the coding sequence ATGACAGGTGTTTCCGAGTTCGCGTACGTGCAGCATCCCTCTCCCGCCACTCCGGTGGAGCGCGACGCGGTGCTCGCTGCACCCGGTTTCGGAAAGCACTTCACCGACCACATGGTGTACATCGACTACACCCGTGACGGCGGATGGCACGATGCGACGATCGCGCCCTACGGACCGATCGAGCTCGACCCGGCCGCGATGGTGCTGCACTACGGTCAGGCCATCTTCGAGGGACTCAAGATCTACCGTCAGCCGAACGGCGACCTCTCGACCTTCCGGGTGCAGTCCAACGCCGAGCGCTTCCGCTCGTCCGCCCGTCGCCTGGCGATGCCGGAGTTGCCGGACGAGCTGTTCATCGGATCGATCGAGAAGCTTCTCGAATTCGACCACGAGTGGGTCCCCGCAGCAGGCGGCGAAGACGCGCTGTACGTCCGGCCGTACATGTTCTCCACCGAGGTCGGGCTGGGCGTGCGCCCCGCCGACTCGTACCGCTACATGTTGATCGCCTCGCCCGCGGGCGCGTACTTCCCTCGAGGCGTCAAGCCGGTGAGCGTCTGGCTGTCCACCGAATACGTCCGGGCGGCACCGGGCGGGACCGGTGCGGCGAAATTCGCCGGCAACTACGCCGCATCGCTTCTGGCGCAAGCACAGGCCAGCGACGAGGGATGCGATCAGGTGGTCTGGCTCGACGCCACCGAGCGCCGCTACGTCGAGGAAATGGGCGGTATGAACCTGTTCTTCGTCTTCGGCTCGGGCTCCGATGCACGCCTGGTGACCCCGTCGCTGTCCGGATCGCTTCTGCCCGGCATCACCCGCGACTCGCTGCTGGCCCTGGCGACCGACGCAGGCATCCCCGTCGAAGAGCGGCGGATCTCCACCGAGGAGTGGCGCAAGGGTGCCGACTCCGGCGAGATCACCGAGGTGTTCGCCTGCGGCACAGCAGCCGTCATCACACCGGTGGGCAGCGTCAAGTCCACCGAGGGCACGTTCGAGATCGCAGGCGGTGAGCCTGGCGAGATCACTCTCGCACTACGTGACACGCTCACCGGCATTCAGCGCGGAACGTTCGCCGATACTCACGGCTGGATGACAACGCTCCGCTAG
- a CDS encoding adenosylcobinamide-GDP ribazoletransferase — translation MSRRADGVLLAFSWLTVLPVRGPEDVDRHSAGRAIAFAPLVGLALGGISAALLWVSIAAGLSPLLGGLIAVGASALLTRGMHLDGLADTADGLGCYGPPERAREVMKSGSAGPFGVAALVLVLGIQAASLGQLAQLHMWWAIVCVSVIARVSAVVACRRGIDAAAPSGFGALVAGTQSTAVVALWTGVATAMFTYILPDRPWQGSLVVIAALAVAVILTRHCVRRFGGLSGDVLGAGIETTTALAAVGLLLGS, via the coding sequence GTGAGCAGGCGCGCCGATGGAGTGTTGCTCGCGTTCTCCTGGCTGACGGTACTGCCCGTGCGCGGCCCGGAGGACGTCGACAGACACTCCGCGGGACGCGCGATCGCGTTCGCGCCGCTCGTCGGCCTCGCCCTCGGCGGCATCTCCGCCGCGCTGCTGTGGGTGTCGATCGCGGCCGGACTGTCACCACTGCTCGGCGGACTGATCGCCGTCGGTGCCTCGGCACTGCTCACCCGGGGTATGCATCTCGACGGCTTGGCCGACACCGCAGACGGACTCGGCTGCTACGGGCCTCCCGAGCGCGCGCGAGAAGTCATGAAATCCGGCAGTGCAGGCCCGTTCGGTGTGGCAGCACTCGTTCTGGTGTTGGGGATACAGGCCGCAAGCCTGGGCCAGCTCGCGCAGTTGCACATGTGGTGGGCCATCGTGTGCGTCTCGGTGATCGCAAGAGTGTCGGCAGTGGTCGCGTGCCGCCGAGGGATCGACGCGGCGGCACCGAGCGGCTTCGGCGCGCTGGTGGCAGGCACTCAGTCGACCGCGGTCGTGGCGTTGTGGACAGGCGTGGCAACGGCCATGTTCACGTACATTTTGCCCGACCGACCGTGGCAGGGATCGCTGGTGGTGATCGCCGCACTCGCCGTCGCGGTGATTCTCACTCGTCACTGCGTCCGACGCTTCGGCGGGCTCTCCGGCGACGTGCTCGGAGCCGGAATCGAGACCACCACCGCACTGGCCGCGGTCGGCCTGCTCCTGGGGAGCTAG
- the cobT gene encoding nicotinate-nucleotide--dimethylbenzimidazole phosphoribosyltransferase: protein MLSEEDSATPFRPVTAPSDSARSAAADRQRELTKPAGSLGRLETLGEWIAACQDACPPRSLERVRVVVFAGDHGVAAHGVSAYPPEVTAQMVENIRAGGAAVNVLADIAGAAVRVVDIAVDADTDSSVSAFKIRRSSGSIDREDALTEDEVRAAVAAGAAIADEEVDAGADLLIAGDMGIGNTTPATVLIATLTDTEPVAAVGRGTGIDDAGWIRKTAAIRDAMRRARPVAKNPTDLLRVAGGADIAALAGFLAQAAHRRTPVILDGLVVTAAALVAEDAAAGARNWWVAGHRSAEPAHSLALRHLRLEPLVELEMRLGEGSGALAALPLVRAGVGTLNSMATFADAGVSTGDSEAHSSTENP from the coding sequence ATTCTTTCGGAAGAGGATTCGGCGACGCCGTTTCGTCCGGTGACGGCTCCGTCGGACTCGGCTCGATCGGCTGCGGCGGACCGGCAACGGGAATTGACAAAGCCCGCCGGCAGCCTCGGTCGCCTCGAGACGCTCGGTGAGTGGATCGCGGCCTGCCAGGACGCCTGTCCGCCGCGGTCTCTCGAACGAGTGCGTGTCGTCGTCTTCGCCGGCGATCACGGCGTCGCTGCGCACGGGGTCTCCGCCTACCCTCCCGAGGTCACGGCCCAGATGGTCGAGAACATCCGCGCCGGCGGTGCCGCGGTGAACGTGCTCGCCGATATCGCCGGTGCGGCGGTTCGGGTCGTCGACATCGCAGTCGACGCCGATACCGATTCTTCCGTGTCCGCGTTCAAGATTCGACGGTCCAGCGGATCCATCGACCGCGAGGACGCGCTGACCGAGGACGAGGTTCGGGCCGCCGTCGCTGCCGGAGCCGCCATCGCCGACGAGGAAGTCGACGCCGGCGCGGATCTTCTCATCGCAGGCGACATGGGCATCGGAAACACCACTCCTGCAACGGTTTTGATCGCCACCCTGACCGACACCGAACCGGTTGCCGCTGTCGGCCGCGGCACCGGAATCGACGATGCGGGGTGGATCAGGAAGACCGCGGCGATCCGGGATGCGATGCGTAGGGCTCGTCCGGTCGCGAAGAACCCCACCGACCTGCTCCGGGTCGCGGGCGGTGCCGACATCGCGGCTCTCGCCGGCTTTCTCGCCCAGGCTGCGCATCGGCGAACCCCGGTGATTCTGGACGGCCTCGTGGTGACCGCGGCCGCTCTGGTGGCCGAGGATGCAGCGGCCGGAGCGCGCAACTGGTGGGTTGCCGGACATCGTTCGGCCGAGCCTGCCCATTCACTTGCGTTGCGGCACTTGCGTCTCGAACCGCTCGTGGAGCTCGAGATGCGTCTCGGCGAGGGCTCGGGTGCGCTGGCGGCGTTGCCTCTGGTTCGTGCGGGTGTCGGCACTCTGAATTCGATGGCGACCTTCGCCGACGCCGGGGTCAGCACCGGCGACAGCGAAGCTCACAGCAGTACCGAAAATCCCTGA
- the cobU gene encoding bifunctional adenosylcobinamide kinase/adenosylcobinamide-phosphate guanylyltransferase: MGVPTRTLVLGGARSGKSGHAESLAVLEPVRYLATGRRDATDEDWQRRIDRHRASRPNHWSTVETVTSLAGVIAQPWDGTTVVDDLGTWLTGMLDDAQAWELPRGTVAPAVDDLVGAVARCASPLVLVSPEVGLSVVPESRSGRLFRDELGLLNSRLATVCDRVLLVVAGLALTLKEPPADFTTAKGTV; this comes from the coding sequence GTGGGCGTACCGACTCGAACTCTCGTGCTCGGTGGGGCCAGATCCGGCAAGTCCGGGCACGCCGAATCGCTTGCCGTTCTCGAGCCGGTTCGCTACCTCGCCACCGGTAGGCGGGACGCCACCGACGAGGACTGGCAGCGCCGTATCGACCGTCATCGCGCGTCGAGACCCAATCACTGGTCCACCGTCGAAACCGTCACGTCACTGGCTGGTGTCATCGCGCAGCCGTGGGACGGCACCACCGTCGTCGACGACCTCGGAACGTGGCTGACGGGAATGCTCGACGACGCGCAGGCCTGGGAGCTCCCCCGCGGCACCGTCGCACCGGCAGTCGACGACCTGGTCGGGGCAGTCGCGCGATGCGCGTCGCCTCTCGTACTTGTCAGCCCCGAGGTCGGCCTGTCCGTGGTGCCCGAATCCCGTTCCGGTCGCCTCTTCCGAGACGAGCTGGGCTTGCTCAATTCTCGGCTCGCGACAGTGTGTGACAGGGTTCTGCTGGTCGTTGCGGGCCTCGCGCTGACCCTCAAGGAACCTCCGGCGGACTTCACAACCGCGAAAGGCACAGTGTGA
- a CDS encoding DUF3043 domain-containing protein codes for MKLLRRGNSDNSDGNDSNESESTTAGSDATSSVSLGKGRPTPKRRDAEARRRGPVAPAPLTSKEARERRKANKGSKEDRKAASNERRAAAAERRARMLAGDDKYLLPRDKGPVRAYVRDIVDARRNLVGLFMPLALILIFALFLQPQVQQYVTLGMFVMMLFMVGEGIYLGKMINNKIRVRFPETTDGGFKIGWYAFVRASQIRKMRAPKPRVSAGEAV; via the coding sequence GTGAAGCTGCTACGCCGTGGAAACTCTGACAATTCGGACGGAAACGACTCGAACGAATCCGAGTCGACGACGGCCGGGAGCGACGCGACCTCTTCGGTGTCTCTCGGTAAGGGCCGACCGACCCCCAAGCGTCGTGACGCCGAGGCGCGGCGTCGTGGACCGGTTGCTCCTGCTCCGCTGACGAGCAAAGAGGCACGCGAGCGCCGCAAGGCGAACAAGGGCAGCAAGGAAGACCGCAAGGCCGCCTCCAACGAGCGACGCGCCGCCGCAGCCGAGCGTCGCGCACGCATGCTCGCGGGCGACGACAAGTACCTGCTCCCCCGCGACAAGGGTCCGGTCCGCGCGTACGTGCGCGACATCGTCGACGCGCGGCGCAACCTCGTCGGACTGTTCATGCCACTCGCGTTGATCTTGATCTTCGCGTTGTTCCTGCAGCCTCAGGTGCAGCAGTACGTCACCCTCGGCATGTTCGTGATGATGCTCTTCATGGTCGGTGAGGGCATCTACCTCGGCAAGATGATCAACAACAAGATCCGGGTGCGGTTCCCCGAGACCACCGACGGTGGTTTCAAGATCGGGTGGTACGCATTCGTCCGCGCGTCCCAGATCCGCAAGATGCGCGCCCCCAAGCCGCGAGTCAGCGCCGGCGAGGCCGTCTGA
- a CDS encoding glycerate kinase family protein: MRVMIAPDSFGDTLTAAAAADAIARGWASVRETDELELAPQSDGGPGFVEVLASRIGTVQFADVDGPLGNPVRAEWLLDGTAAYIESAQACGLHLLDGPPTPLSASKASSYGVGQLLGAALDSGAETIFVGLGGSSCSDGGRAMIRALGGLGSAVARLSDIDLVAASDVENPLLGDAGAARVFGPQKGADAETVARLEELNADWAAVLSAAGHDVADRPGAGAAGGIGAALFALGGRQQPGAAVVAERTGQQELLDSVDLVLTGEGKFDSQSLRGKLVSRIAAAGGATGIDTIVLAGQVTLSEDELESAGISAAHSISEFAGSVELAMSDAANQLEQLAARVAADVDDTAVQPRRRA, encoded by the coding sequence ATGCGAGTGATGATTGCGCCGGATTCGTTCGGAGACACCCTGACTGCCGCGGCCGCGGCCGACGCCATCGCCAGGGGATGGGCGTCGGTCCGGGAGACCGACGAGCTCGAACTCGCCCCTCAATCCGACGGTGGCCCCGGCTTCGTCGAAGTACTGGCTTCGCGCATCGGCACCGTGCAGTTCGCGGATGTGGACGGGCCGCTCGGTAACCCGGTCCGAGCCGAATGGCTGCTGGACGGCACGGCGGCATACATCGAATCGGCTCAGGCCTGCGGACTGCATCTGCTCGACGGGCCGCCCACCCCACTGTCCGCGTCGAAGGCGAGCAGCTACGGCGTCGGTCAGTTGCTCGGCGCGGCACTGGACAGCGGAGCCGAAACGATATTCGTCGGACTCGGCGGAAGTAGCTGCAGCGACGGTGGCCGCGCGATGATTCGTGCGCTGGGCGGACTCGGATCGGCAGTCGCCCGGTTGTCCGACATCGACCTCGTCGCCGCGTCGGACGTGGAGAATCCGCTGCTGGGCGACGCCGGTGCAGCCCGAGTCTTCGGTCCACAGAAGGGTGCCGACGCAGAGACCGTTGCTCGGCTCGAGGAGCTGAACGCCGACTGGGCGGCGGTCCTGTCCGCCGCGGGTCACGACGTGGCGGACCGGCCGGGTGCCGGGGCCGCCGGTGGTATCGGGGCGGCGTTGTTCGCACTGGGCGGCAGGCAGCAGCCCGGGGCGGCTGTCGTGGCCGAGCGGACCGGCCAGCAAGAACTGTTGGACTCGGTCGACCTGGTGCTCACCGGTGAGGGCAAATTCGACTCGCAGTCGCTGCGGGGCAAGCTGGTGTCGAGAATCGCTGCCGCGGGCGGCGCGACCGGTATCGACACGATCGTGCTCGCGGGACAGGTCACGTTGTCCGAGGACGAACTGGAATCGGCGGGTATCTCCGCTGCGCACTCGATCAGTGAGTTCGCAGGATCGGTGGAGCTGGCGATGTCCGACGCGGCGAACCAGCTCGAACAGCTGGCCGCGCGCGTAGCGGCCGACGTGGACGACACTGCCGTACAACCGAGGCGGCGAGCGTGA
- a CDS encoding HesB/IscA family protein, with amino-acid sequence MTVSNEATTTETTAHKVTMTETASTKAKALLDQEGRDDLALRIAVQPGGCAGLRYQLFFDDRSLDGDLAVDFNGVTLAVDRMSAPYVEGASIDFVDTIEKQGFTIDNPNATGSCACGDSFN; translated from the coding sequence ATGACCGTCTCGAACGAGGCCACAACGACCGAAACCACAGCGCACAAGGTCACCATGACGGAGACCGCGTCGACCAAGGCCAAGGCGTTGCTGGACCAAGAAGGCCGCGACGACCTCGCGCTGCGCATCGCGGTGCAGCCAGGTGGTTGCGCAGGACTGCGCTACCAGCTCTTCTTCGACGATCGAAGCCTCGACGGCGACCTCGCGGTCGACTTCAACGGCGTCACGCTCGCAGTGGACCGGATGAGCGCCCCGTACGTGGAGGGTGCATCCATCGACTTCGTGGACACGATCGAGAAGCAGGGCTTCACGATCGACAACCCGAACGCCACGGGATCGTGCGCGTGCGGCGACTCGTTCAACTGA
- a CDS encoding carbohydrate kinase family protein — MTLAVSGSIATDHLMRFSGRFAEQIVADQLSNISLSFLVDDLVIRKGGVGGNIAYALGVLGGAPLLVGAVGPDFAEYRTWLEEHGVDCSGVSVSATAHTARFVCTTDEDMAQIASFYPGAMSEARDISIETLAAQHEMDLVLIGANDPDAMTAHTAQCRAAGIPFAADPSQQLARLDAAQTTDLIDGAAYLFTNEYEWALLKQKTGMSDADIAAKVELRVTTLGKRGVDIVAKGGEHTHIGVVPETSKVDPTGVGDGFRAGFLTAHMAGASIERAAQLGSLVAVLVLETTGTQEWELNRDDAIKRLTAAYGADAGEEIGALLPV, encoded by the coding sequence GTGACTCTCGCGGTATCCGGCTCGATAGCGACCGACCATCTGATGCGATTCTCCGGACGGTTCGCCGAGCAGATAGTCGCCGACCAGCTCTCGAACATCTCGTTGAGCTTTCTGGTCGACGATCTGGTGATTCGCAAGGGAGGCGTCGGCGGAAACATCGCGTACGCACTCGGAGTTCTCGGCGGTGCGCCTCTTCTCGTCGGGGCCGTGGGACCGGACTTCGCCGAATACCGGACCTGGCTCGAGGAGCACGGCGTCGACTGCAGTGGTGTGAGCGTGTCCGCTACCGCGCACACCGCCCGCTTCGTCTGCACCACGGACGAGGACATGGCGCAGATTGCGTCCTTCTACCCCGGAGCGATGAGCGAGGCCCGTGATATTTCCATCGAGACGCTCGCGGCGCAGCACGAGATGGACCTGGTTCTGATCGGCGCGAACGACCCCGACGCCATGACAGCGCATACGGCCCAGTGCCGCGCTGCGGGTATCCCGTTCGCGGCCGACCCGTCGCAGCAGCTCGCCCGGCTCGACGCAGCGCAGACGACCGACTTGATCGACGGTGCCGCGTACCTGTTCACCAACGAGTACGAATGGGCACTGCTGAAGCAGAAGACCGGCATGTCTGACGCGGACATCGCTGCGAAGGTGGAGCTACGTGTCACCACCCTGGGTAAGCGCGGCGTCGACATCGTGGCCAAGGGCGGCGAACACACCCACATCGGCGTCGTGCCCGAGACGAGCAAGGTCGACCCGACCGGCGTCGGCGATGGCTTCCGGGCAGGTTTTCTCACGGCACACATGGCCGGAGCCAGTATCGAACGCGCAGCGCAACTCGGTTCGCTCGTGGCCGTGCTGGTGCTGGAGACCACCGGCACTCAGGAGTGGGAGCTCAATCGCGACGACGCGATCAAACGTCTGACCGCGGCGTACGGTGCCGACGCGGGCGAGGAGATCGGGGCATTGCTCCCCGTCTGA